A portion of the Candidatus Korarchaeota archaeon NZ13-K genome contains these proteins:
- a CDS encoding ATPase — LSRGITEVTTKELMKSALSLLRRENEEWYQNWIIFDRAVKRRRTED, encoded by the coding sequence CTGAGCAGGGGGATCACTGAGGTGACGACGAAGGAGCTTATGAAGAGCGCGCTCTCTCTCCTCAGGAGGGAGAACGAGGAGTGGTACCAGAACTGGATAATCTTCGATAGAGCGGTCAAGAGGAGGAGGACTGAGGACTGA